The region tttgaccttttcagaactataacttccctaccaatttctattcttatttgtgggaaatcttttcttgatgaacctcttggggtttgacaccatcatagcatagtcttccgaagtgaggtcatagtcctccaagttgaggtcttcttcttccatcaccgctttgcttttggacaaaaGGGCCAATGAACCCAAGCTTGAGatcacatttttctcctgtaacacgatcttttcttgagatttcaggatgcccaccagtttcgccaaagagtaggatttgaattgctcatgcgctttaactgtaGATACtacagctctccactcagatctgaggccgttcaaaaacgtaaccttctgctcaattagcttcctttcaatgtcatgtttaatcatcttgctaagaagatgattgaaacgatcgaacgtttgagtcacggtttcttcggctccctgcttgaattcaccaaaatcagacaagagtaaggtttgaatggagtgttcaagatcttcgtccgtggaatacaattctcgtagcctgtcccatatttcttttgcagttgtgcacgaactcaccagcctgaaagtatcagattgaagagcaaatctgattaatctcaatgctttgatattgcactgaaatttatctttttcgtcttgagcaatatctttaacgtctttcaaaagatcattatactccttctgagttataataatccttgaagttgctgaatgagcaaAGGGTCCAGATactattgcttcccagatgaggtatccattgtcctcagatcctataacatagtcttcaaagtgatgtgcccagacttcataatcatgggtgtaaaggaagggaatcttcgttgttgatccaatgctgttcgaaatattaatgggattggattgcgactcgtccatgcttgatcgaataacctgttaaaagatcagacttgtaatgtattaaattagggcaaaacaataaatatcgagttacgtcaattatgggatgacggctcaataaatatcagtaaatgcggaataaccctaatcgaaacctttttcacagaaaagaagtgtatgaattacccagcctcctgctctgataccaattgatgagttaaaaactaacttgaagatcgattaaatctttataacaggtaaaataataaatacGATAACAACGaataacacaagaatggatcaaagtgtgtcgaatgattgatcaacaatcctcagcagagctcgataaagaacttccactgtagaggatttagggtttacaagaacgatgaagaaataaatctctgatctatcgtaataatcttttctatcgttaacctaatatgcatgcaagcatatcaatatatactaaaccctatcaagctctcggttggacaggcccaaaccggagttacaaaacttggactaataaccgagcccaatggacgcaatacatcaaaaaccgctacccaacaatttctagtacaatgaaacctacaagagtcagttcatacataagTCAGTTCACACATACtataaaaagaaacaaaaaaacatactataacaagaaacaaggaggaacataccacatactatacaaagagaacatacaatacactagaacagatatagcatactatacaaatacaagattattataacataaatgtgagccactacttcgtGGTGTGGCATTATACTGTTGTGtctcgttttgtaaccagagtctcctagagggagagcatgaatttgtgtatagatctaaacTGGATTGACCAtgctacaccttgttgctagctacagtgggacctgcgggtctacgggtgacgaatgtcataacatttcgacgtcttcgagcgtcgtgttttctactagtcgatcaagtatggttacaatcatatcacattataccttaattaactaTTGATTTAAGGTAGTTAATACAATAGTGGTTACTATATAAAGTACTATAGTACTTTATtatttttcccattgcattcacattgtgatcttatcacataaacgataatgtaaagctatattttggtaatgatagtcacacttgggaaaaacactcacttttacaaagaaataaacattcagaacattcaggtcttggtagaaggctacgttttagaagaaaatataggattttctaggggatTCAAACATttattacaaacatttacaacaaACTTTCATTAAAAGCATTTACAGACATTTACAACATTtacaaatagttttttttttcaaacttatacaacatttgacactaaatacttatgaactcaccagcttaattgttgatcctctctttcaaaataacttttattcttaCATATGAcaagttttgagaagatggagcactttTAGACttgtctttattttgattattcattttttggtgtcttattattaTTGCAAAGAACATATTTGTATTGAACtatactattaatacaatggatggtgttgttgcttgtttactattatgcaattgttatgataatgtagatgacgtcctccgccccgaatgtttctgccaaTTCGGTTTGGGTGTGTGACAGTATGAATGTTCTTGAGGAATTCGGTTGAAGATATGAAGATTCTGGGTGAAATTCTTATGAGTTTTGAGAGAAAAATTATAAAGAATTCGGTGGCAAAAGTGAGAAATGAATTGGGAAATcggttaaatatatatatatatatatatatatatatatatatatatatatatatatatatatatatatatatatatatatatatggatgggAACTCAGTCATAGTTGATTGGGCCTTAGAGAATTCGGTCCTTAATGGGCCATTTCTTTGTGTGTTCGGCCATACCAAGACCGAGAACACCATTTGATGGATGATATGGCCGAAAACAACCAGGTTCTAAGATTCTTAAAACGGAACACTAGTTGTCCTTTATTTTGTGGATCgatttctaattgtttccaatatGATAAGATCGAATTCACTTTGTTTGTTAATATGATAGGATCGAATTCACTTTGTTTGTTAATATCTTAGGACCGAAAACACCTATATGgggttttattttatgttttaaacttaaACTTTTATCTCATGTTGCCATATGTTAGTTTAACTTAAAATAACTTTCAACCCAAGCTTAGATACAAGTTTATAAAACTGCTCTGAAGGCTATAGATGAAACACTACAACATAGATTGTAATGTGTTTTCACTTGAACTTGGTTAGGGTTTAGACCATGCTAGGTCTAAAATTTGGAGTGATGACATCTGTGTCGTCTTAATTTCCCTCccctttcttcttcatctccgAGATCATCCTCGACATCAAAATCTTTCTCTTCATGATTGCGAAACCCTTAAGCTTGATGTCTCAGGGTTCGTAAATCATTAGGATTTCTATTGGGCGGTTGTCTTCTTCGATTTGGTTGTTCGTTACGTACCTATGTTGTAAGGGTCGTTAGGCTCTCCATAATCTTTTTATATGTTGAAATTGTTGTAGAGTTTGCTCGATACAATCGACCTGATCTGGGCTGGGTTGATTGTCAACAATAGCTCTCGGAAAGTTAGCTACAGAATAGACAATTAATACTAGTGTATTGCCAAACGTTAAGAACCAATGGAGATAATATTTCTTATCAAACAGAAAAACACAAAAAGTTGAGAAAATTTTGTTTAGACTcttttttataaatcaaaaccaAAATAATAGCCTACCTATCATAAACAATTAACCCTTAATTATAGACTTCAAAATATAAACCGACTAAGATGCTAACATTTTGTTCGAGTTCAACTTAATGAGAGAAAATAAAGGAAATGGAGGGAAGTGAGAAGAAAGTAAAAGAAATTGATGTTCTCGAGTTTCATTAATGAAGGAAATGAAATGATCACTTTCCCTCTTAACTTTCTTTCCGATTTAGAatgatttggaaagaaagaacaaaatgtttaCTTTTCATTTTACTTCTTTCCAACTCGAGAAcacaaaagatatatatatatatatatatatatattttactttcttttattttcattccttatttttattttctcttcttttcttttctttgctACAACTCGGGAATTAGGCGTAAGACCTAACCTTGCAAAACAAGTTATTCAACTAAAACGAAAGATTAATActaaataaaaggaaaataatAATGACtccaaatatatattaaaaaagctAGAACTGTATTTAATTACTAAtttaggctatgtttggcggactagctgaaaaactagttgttagctgaaaaactaattattaaataaaaagcTAGTTGATATCTAAaaaactagctgataaaaaataacgtttggtaaactagctgaaaaactagctgaaacatataaaattacataaaaagacaTGTACgagtatgtgtttctataattaattaaggagtgtatttggaaaattttaaaaaactccTAAAAAACTAGTTTAAATAGCTTTTAAAAAATTtggcttataagctactttttggcttgccAAACACGATAACATAAAAGAACTCGAAAAATAAACTAACTTATCATCTAGTTGTGATACGTCAAACACAACCTACTTGTCCTCAGTATCGACATCTCGTGCCTCATTATGTAAaggttataaataaaaataaacttaatatatgcAATTTGTAAAAGTTTAGGCTTAATATCCAATGCTGCACATCAAATCGATAAATATCATTCGTCTAGTTAGAATTTAATTCATGTAAATAGAATCTCCCTAAAATTCCAAGtgaattatgtatatgtattgttgtaAGGGATATGTCATATGTATCATGCATGTGACATAAAGGGTGCTCCTATTAGCACGAATTTATTAGTGTATAAGCAATCAGTAGACAATCAATCCCATCATCATATTTGTTTTCGATTCTTTATTTTCAATTGtttttatattttacattttattCCCTTTCAATTAGATGTAAGTTACAAAACAAACTCTTctaatttttattctttttaatttcaACAACTTTATATGAAATacacatataaaaataaatactaaaaatcttaaaaatatatattcaaaataatatCAATTAAAATgttaaggtatgtattctaaccattttcaataaatttatttttcatcaaaacgttaataatatattttattatttttaaaattcataTTATTAACATCAATCAATTTATAACTTTTTTAACCCATTGCTAAAACCATTATTTAAGTAAAATTAATCATAATTTAATATGTATTAGAAAAACCTAAAAATGACAAAAGAACCGTTAAATCAAAATAGGAAATCTCATACGAAGCTTACGTGtgacctaatgaaaccctaatttagggtgttgcaccataTATAAGCACCTTAAGTCTTTAGGGTTGGACACATCACCGTTCGAAACGGATATCCATCCAATGGACATAAATGAAGCAGATGAAAGTAATTATTTTTTCGATGACACATCACAATTCAAATCGGATATTGTATAAATTCATTAGTATATTGTTACAATAATGTTAGCATCGAGTGGATTTGTTAGCTACTGATAATAATATAATTGGCAGGTGTTCAATTCTCCTCAAGAATTGATGGATTGGGTGTAAAATGTGGCAAATACTTTAGGTTATGTCATCGTCACATCAATTTTGAATAAATGATTTTGACGATGGAAATTTGGGTACTCCTATATGCACGAAGGATTCGTATATAAAGGTCAGATATGACATTTGACAAGATAAAATTAATTTGTCCCTCAACTTgcaaagatttttcaaaatacacCCTTAATGTTTTATAGTATTTACTTTAaactttattattttttgttatatggttaaaaaaaagttttattttaatttataactCTTTCCTATTTGTTTTCTATCAACCATCACCGTATAAATATATCATATTAGAaaactttttttcttttgtttttataaaccatttaatatatattagtcaataattttttttttttttttttttttttttttttatgttttataactCTAACGTTTTCctaattaattatattatattttattatattatattttattatattattaattttaattttaaatatattattttttactaTTGGTTATACATGATTCAATGGGGATTGAACTTCTCATTCATTACATTCTAGCTATAATGCATTTTTATTCCATTCAATGTTATAATACCACTTTTTAACCTATTAATCATAAAACCCTCGATGGGGATGATCATACTTTatcatcattttttattttaatatatatatatatatatatatatatatatatatatatatatatatatatatatatataaaacatttttTAGTTGGTGTTGAACACTTTAAAATTCTCAATCATTAAAAAGAGATAatgttgaaaataataataataatataaccatgtgttttagtatatatatatatatatatatatatatatatatatatatatatatatatatatatataataagtttAGTTAATAAAAGCAAATATATgatatttgttaaaaatatagattttattAAATGACAAGTTGGAAAGAATGGATGGGTGACACATATTATGAGGTATTTGTACTTAAcctttcttattattattattattattattattattattattattattattattgttattattattattattattattatatatttttttctctttGTTATGTTTAGAGAGATGATATTCATCCAATGGAGACAAATGAAATAGATGAAAATAATAGCTTCAATGAAAATAACTATTTTTTCGACGACACATCACCATTCGAAACGGATATTCATCCAATGGACACAAATGAAACATATGAAAATGAAAGTTTGAACGAAAGTCGTTATTTCTTTGATGACACGTCACCCTTCAAAACAAATAAGGTATAAATTCATTAGTATGTTGTTACTGTAATGTAAGCATCAAGTGGATTTGTCTGCTACTgataataatataattgttaggTGTTCAATTCTCGTCAAGAATTGATGGATTGGGTGCAAAATATGGCAAATACTTTAGGTTATGTCATCGTCATAAAAAATTCTAAACGTAACTTTAATGTTGTATTTCAATGTGACCGTGGAGGTACATACAAAAGTACACAAATCTCCAAAAAAAAACAGggacaaaaaaaattaattgtccATTTAGCCTACAGGGTAAATATTCGTCAGTAGATAATTCTTGGAAGATAAAAATGATATGTGAATTTCATAACCATGAGCCGTCATTATATTTAGAAGGTCATCCTTATCCACGACGACTAACTGAATATGAATGTCGAATAGTGGAAGATTTGTTGAAAAAAAATGTCAAACCAAAAGATATATTATCTGCACTAAAAAACCTAAATCCGAAAAATGTATCTACTCTCAAAACTATCTACAATGCAGACGAAAAACTTCGACGTAGGGAGAGAGAAGGTAAAACTCAAATGCAAGGTGTTATGGAATTTCTAGATCAAAATGGATATGTTTATTATAGTCGTGCAAATGTTTTGACAAATAAGTTAGAAGATTTATTCTTTGCTCATCCAAGATCATTAGAAATATGGCGTGCATTTCCACATGTCTTGTTAATGGATGCAACATATAAAACAAACAAGTACGGGAtgcctctattggagattgttggtGTAACTCCAACAAATATGGCATTTTCCATTGCATTTGTGTACATGCATGAAGAAAAACAATCCAACTATGTTTGGGCTTTAGACTGTCTAAAATCGGTAATGGAAGGATGTATGTTGCCGCGTGTTATTGTGACTGATAGAGAAATGGCTCTCATGAACGCATACACTATTATATTTCCAGATGCTAAAGGATTACTttgcagatggcatataaataACAATATCATGAAGAAATGCAAATCATGTTGGGATGTTCTTTATACGTCATGGACGAGGTTGGTTAACTCTGAAACAAAGGAAGCATACAACAAGAATTTGGCACAAGTTGAAAAAACTACGAACAATTATCCAGGTATTTTTAAATATACACTATAATATGTTATAAATCATTACATCAACTGAAATTTTTTATGTATTTCAGATGCATTTTCTTATCTAAACAAAACATGGTTGACACCACACAAAGAAAAGTTTGTGTCTGCATGGACCGATAAGTTTCTTAACTTTGGCAATCACACAACTAATAGAGCTGAAAGTCAACATGCCAAGTTAAAAAGATATGTCGAAACATCAAGATCAGATATCGCCAAATCATTGAAGCGTATTGCTGATGTTGTTGAGTCACAATACACAGGTATAAAAGCGAGTCTTGCGCATAACAAAATTTTCATTGTACATCGGTACTACGAAATACCACATCTAAAACCATTGTGTCGTTTCGTTTCAATTTATGCACTTGATATCATTTTCAAAGAATATGAGCGGTCCAAAGAATTTGGATTTGTTTATGAAAATTGTGGATGTCAAGTACGTACAAGTTATGTGCTGCCATGTGCGCATGAACAAGCTATATTTGTTAAAAAAGGTCATTGTGTACCGCTTCATTCAGTAGATAAGTTTTGGAAGAAACTTGATTTATTAGAATGCAAATCGTTAGAAGATGATAAATTGGGTTGTGCAGTTGAGGTAAATATGTTTAATGCTCATTACGAAAAACAATCAAGACCTGTTAAGTTAAGTTTAGCAAGGAAGTTACTAAACTTAATCACGCCGTCAACAACTTCAGTTTCTGAACCTGCTACTCACAAAAATACTCGTGGGCGCCCCTCCTTAAAGAAGAAACTTTTCAAGAAAACCCATATCGATTTAAACCACGACCCACCAACTCAACATCCACCACCTCAAGATCAACCGACTCAAGCGCCACCAACTCAATATCCGTCTCGACGTAGCATTTCTACTTATACGCCTGATTATATGCGGTCTAATTTGTTTGATCTAAACCAGGAGCCGGATAGGCACAGTACGTACTCGTTCCGAGAACCTCCAATGTTCAACTCAACTTTTAATCAGGAACAATCGATGCATAGCTCGTACTTCAACCAAGAACAAGTAATGTATAATTCAGATCCACTTATGAATGAAATTCCGTATGAATTTCATCCATATGTCACAAACATACAAAACGTGAGGGGAGATGGAAATTGTGGATTTCGTGCAATAGCTGCGTGTCTCGGTTATAGTGAAGATAATTGGCGTCAAATCCGCTTAGATTTACAGAATGAGTTGTTAGCACACCCAGCTGAGTACGCACAGATTTTTGATTACGATTTAAACACCATACACCACTCATTGAATTTCAATGGATCACATTTCGCACCAACAGATCATTGGTTGATTATGCCGGTCACTAGCTTTCTCATTGCTAACAAGTATAATGTAATAGTTATTTTTCTAAGCAAAGATAGTCCGTCAACATGTTTTCCACTATGGCTTGGTCCCCAAGACATCTCAACTCATAGAGTTGTTGTTATTGCTCTTGTTAGAGGTGATCATTATGTGAAGGTTGATTTACATGGAGGATATCCAATGCCTACTATTTTACCACTTTGGCGTCACAACAGATCATCACGGTCTGCTGGATGGAAAATTGTTTATGCTGCTCGCCTGAATTCCTACATTTCTCCATTTGCAACACACAATAATTGTAACAATTCTACAGTTATAATATCTGATAATTAGTAAAATcaaatttatgttttgttgttTATAATTATTAAGATCTGtataaattaaaacaaaattgtTGTATATGTGCGATTCTGAtgtttctaatatatatatatatatatatatatatatatatatatatatatatatatagatatatatatatatatatatatagagagagagagagagatgttcaaGACTAAaaccattaaataataaaataaataaaaaataaacataaattagTAACTTTCATTAATTATTAAATGCCTTTAATTTCATTAATTATAAGGCTTAAGGAATATGTGGCTGTTATGtacctaatattaggtatagaTCCATTAAAAACAATATAGTTTTAATAAAATACAATCAAATCTCTCTATTATCTTTCTTgtattcattttccatataactcttacctctatatatatatatatatat is a window of Lactuca sativa cultivar Salinas chromosome 1, Lsat_Salinas_v11, whole genome shotgun sequence DNA encoding:
- the LOC128127668 gene encoding uncharacterized protein LOC128127668: MTSWKEWMGDTYYERDDIHPMETNEIDENNSFNENNYFFDDTSPFETDIHPMDTNETYENESLNESRYFFDDTSPFKTNKVFNSRQELMDWVQNMANTLGYVIVIKNSKRNFNVVFQCDRGEGHPYPRRLTEYECRIVEDLLKKNVKPKDILSALKNLNPKNVSTLKTIYNADEKLRRREREGKTQMQGVMEFLDQNGYVYYSRANVLTNKLEDLFFAHPRSLEIWRAFPHVLLMDATYKTNKYGMPLLEIVGVTPTNMAFSIAFVYMHEEKQSNYVWALDCLKSVMEGCMLPRVIVTDREMALMNAYTIIFPDAKGLLCRWHINNNIMKKCKSCWDVLYTSWTRLVNSETKEAYNKNLAQVEKTTNNYPDAFSYLNKTWLTPHKEKFVSAWTDKFLNFGNHTTNRAESQHAKLKRYVETSRSDIAKSLKRIADVVESQYTGIKASLAHNKIFIVHRYYEIPHLKPLCRFVSIYALDIIFKEYERSKEFGFVYENCGCQVRTSYVLPCAHEQAIFVKKGHCVPLHSVDKFWKKLDLLECKSLEDDKLGCAVEVNMFNAHYEKQSRPVKLSLARKLLNLITPSTTSVSEPATHKNTRGRPSLKKKLFKKTHIDLNHDPPTQHPPPQDQPTQAPPTQYPSRRSISTYTPDYMRSNLFDLNQEPDRHSTYSFREPPMFNSTFNQEQSMHSSYFNQEQVMYNSDPLMNEIPYEFHPYVTNIQNVRGDGNCGFRAIAACLGYSEDNWRQIRLDLQNELLAHPAEYAQIFDYDLNTIHHSLNFNGSHFAPTDHWLIMPVTSFLIANKYNVIVIFLSKDSPSTCFPLWLGPQDISTHRVVVIALVRGDHYVKVDLHGGYPMPTILPLWRHNRSSRSAGWKIVYAARLNSYISPFATHNNCNNSTVIISDN